The Prunus dulcis chromosome 5, ALMONDv2, whole genome shotgun sequence genomic sequence CCTTGGTGTTCTTCATAAAGTCAACTATTTGCCTATGCCTCTCATAGTCATCATTCCTAGACTTGTTCCTCAAGGCTCCTTAAGAAGTAGTTAGTTGCAATTTTGCACTCAAAGTCGCAAAAAACAGCATGAAAACTATGTCGGCTTTGACAAGACTGAAAACCTTCTAGGCAAGAAACCTAGTTCTCTCTCCCAATGGTTTATCAAGTCCCCCAAAATCCAGTACTCGACAATGCACTGTTTCGATCAATGCATTATCAGGATATGGCAAAAGTTCAAGGCTTTTGGGCAAATGGGTCTTCGGGATTTCGTGGTTCGCATCACTACCAAGCCGGGAATTAGGCTCAAAAGCCCAATACTTGTCCCGCAGGCAATAGTTGAGGGATTTGGGGAGATTTGCTACAAAGACATGGGTGGAAATTTGGGGAGAGTGAAGGGCATTTTGGTAAATCAAGGATGATGgggaaggagaagaaagaggattggaaaggaagaagagagaaagagtgaGCACGCATAAGAGAGTGAAGGCTAAGAAGAGAGTGGGAACAAAGCacagttaaattttttattattattctaattaattaattaaatatatttacaTTATTTAGTCCACATGGAAACATATGGGTGAGTCTACGTAGCAACACTCAGTGACGGACTAGAGACGCACACAACATGCTCGACAAAATGCCTAAACCAAACTGGGCGCGGcgcgtttttttttttttttaacacagtctggccaaaacgacatcgttttggaccaaggtttaaaaaagttttaaaaaaaaaaaaaaaactggccAAAATAACGTCATTTTGGaccaaggtttttttttaaaaaaaaaaacggaaGCTGCTGGGCCATTTCTCTTGGGCTTTCCAATTTCTATAATTCCTTActtaattgggttttaagtGGGAGTTATCTTtattcaattgggttttgggaaTTCCTTATTTAAGTGGGATTGGAATTCTCTTTATAAAGGACCAATTTAACATTACTCAATTTCATCAAAGTGTGTTTGCATCACAAGAAtcctatgttttttttttccttcttgagtACGCCAATCCAAAGTAAGTCGAatgcatttttatttcttgagaAAAcgccaattttgttttttgttttttgttttttattttttattttttaataaatttattttttcttatttagctCTCTCTGTATTAGTAAGATCAGTATGATATGAAACCTTGTCGGCAACAATTGTAGGTTAAttgtaatgttattttttttaaatttattatgaataacattagtgttgtttaaattataCGGATGTTTAGttgtcttttttgtttttttttttttttgagctcTTAGCTTTTGGAATTTGCACCTCTGCCGAAAAATTCATGGATCTGCCGCTAGCAACACTAATTGCTACGTTATTATTTAAAGGAGAACATGATGGTCAAGCTATTAGAGGTATGAAagtgatacaaaaataaacgTTATGCATGCAGctgagacaaaaaaaaaacttgatgtATTGAAAGCTGAAATTCAGTAAACTTCAACGtagtaaaatgaaaattactaATTCTTATTTTCTCCTTGGAATACCTCACAACCATGAATCTACTactcctaatttttttttatagagaaaTTCTACTACTCCtaaaattattttggtttAATTACTGGTTTTCCCTAAGCTCGAATATCGGTCTTAATTTAccgttttgatttatttattattctttattttttaattacaatattATCCACGTACGCAACGACATATCTTTATTGCATGTTGTGTGTTACATAATTTTATTAGAATGGAGGCATTTCATGATAGGATGTTTGAAGAGTTTCAAGTACAAGACATGATTGTTGATGGTGAAATTATGGCAATGCCAAATATAGATATGTCTTCAAGAAACATTGCACAGATTGCGATCACTAGAGATAAGATTGCAGCAGATTTGTGGCGTGATTTTACCTAAGGctcttaattatattatttttgtttttgtaatacTTTGTCCAGAGATTTGTATGACTATGAATACCCTTTTTAGCTAGTCTTTAAGATGATAATTTGGAGGAACACATAGATCATGGAATTGTGTTTTGGTTActtgttaatattttttcttatcaaaTTTTATCTAGTTGAGTTTAGGAAAATATGTTTGGTTCATTAATGCATAATAtaaaatgagtttttaaatatatatatatataatatatataaattcctgaaaatattatgtcaaaaacataatttaaaattgtCAAGCCCAAGGCATACTCACtgtttttatcattttcacgGATTATTGCTAGACgtgttttcattgtttttgtttttcaaaactGTTTTTAAAACTAACTACCAAATTCTTGAATTTCCAAaatgcatttccattttctcatttttgttttctaaaaatGTCCTGCGAAAATGATTTCCAAAAATATAACCAGACGAGGCCAAAAATAAATGTTAAGTTCCACTTATCCTATTGGATACGCTTCTGTTCTTCGAACTGAAATTGCAGCAATACATTTGTATTACAAATGTTTTATTACGAAAACAGATTTTAAGGTTTTAATTGAAATCTAAAACAATGATATTATTGTTAAGAGGTAAAGGATATCTAAAGGCTTCTTTTTCAACGGTAGAATTTTTCCTTGCGTCTGTTTTTTCAAGGGcacccttttttaattttccataTACTGTGGCACTTATTTTGAGTCTACTttgtttaataaataataattgaaaaaaaacaaaaagggtacacttgcttttgatttttttttaatgtaaatCATAACTTTGGCTTCATGTGTGAGCGAGCTCCCTTCATTATCGCTGTGAAGGAAACatgaatatgctaaaataaCTCCCAACTTTGAAGGAGACACAAATAAGCTAATATAACCCAAAATATCATCTCCCTCCAAATTGAACAAAGTACAGCGTGCTCATTCAACCCGTCATCCAATGAAAgccaaatttcaaaacttttaGCCAAGGAACATTAACTATCTGCCTCGACAGGCCTTTTGCCTTTCCGCGACCTATTCCGCTTCTTACGACTCCTCAAAGTAGCATCTCCATCCTTCCTTTCCTGCATGAAACAGAATATCAAAAGACACACAAAGCAAGAGAAAGTGATCATGTCTAATCTCTTCTCCAAAAGATCAGAAAATGTTTCTAATCCATGCTtcaattgaaattgaattccCAGGTGATTCTACATTGTTCTTTAGAGCTTTGTAAACTAATGTGAGATATCAATCAGTTTCATCATGGGCCACAAGTACCAATAGTTATAGGCATGCAATTTTTTATAAGGGATAGTGAGACATCGAAATATTGCCTCAACTAATGACTAGCCAGTAGTGGGGCATGCTATAAACAATATTTGCAAGCTCACCTGTACTGAATGAAGATCTGGGTTTTTCAaagtctttttcttcttacaCGAAAGGGGGTTTGGACCCTGCAAGGTGGAAGAAAAAGGGTAAAGTCATAAACATTGAAACAGCATCTTAAGGAACCATTTTCTAACAGTATTAGCATATGCATCGACAACGTATTAATCCCAATCAATTTCTATTTAATTTCacccaaaatttgaaaaaaataacatatgtCAACACACTGAACATCAGCTAAATGATTACATTCTCAGAAACATCTGGCTTGCAAATGCATTTGATTTCAACATTGTCCATTACAAAAGAGctatcaaaataaatttgaatacAGAATCAATAAATGAATAACTAATCACTGAATAAGGAAACTACAGGCTGTACGATTAAACAGTTCTTATTTTATCTTAGTTCTTTAACACTACTCACTTTTATAGCATTCATTAGAGTCTAGTCCCCCAtccaataaaaatatatatgcaaaGAAAGTGAGGAAGATAGAATTGGGTGAACATTGTAGACTTGCATAGTAATCAGCAAAATTGGCTTCTAACTACAATCATACATTATTATCTTCCTTCAAGTATCAGGTGCATGAATAAGATTgcattaaaattttaagtagATCCAGCGAAGCATCTTCctagtgaaaaataattttttcatgCGATTACTTGCATAATATGATATCTTGATATAAATATCTCAGTTTGCCTTGTTTAACTACATAAGACAGGGGCATTACGTAGTTAAACAAGCCAAGACTGGGATACATATCTTGGTAAGCAAAATGGGGAATAGAGTTGAAACATATACTGCGTCATAAAGAATGGTGTAATAGAAATAAATCATATTAATGTCAATCCATGATGCACCTATACCAAGCCTATCCGTGTATACTAAAAATTCTAAGAGTTTTCATAATCCATATAAACACAACAGATGTCCTTCCAACATTCTACTTCAAATTATGTGCAGTCCATATCAAAAAAGTTAGATGGGGTGAACTCTTAACACCTTACATAAGATTAAGAATAAGAAGACAAGTagaaggagagaaaaaaaaagtatgtaATAAATATAcaggaaaatgaaagaaattggtAATACCTTTGCCTTCTTTCTCTTAAACTGAACTTTATCCTTCACACCCAATCCTTTCCTAGCAGTATGCTTCTTTGCTACAGCCTGCACTTCCAAGTTCTGATCTCCAAAACCATCTTCATCAGAGCGATCCTTTTCTTGATGAGTAGTCGACATATTTTTTGTCCCCTTTGTCAACATCTCATATTCCAAGTCAGTCATATGCAAGCGTTGTTCTTCAGAAGTTTTGACAAACTGCCGTTGAACGGCAGATGGGGACTCAAGAAAAAGAGCGGTTCTCAGAGCATATATAGCTGGGACACCTGGTATCTGCAAGTGAAAAAATGTCTCCATGGATACATGCTTAAGGACATACAATATGACAAATGTAATGCACATCAAACCAGATTGCTTAACAAAGGCAAAGATGCCATTTATGTGGGTAAATGTGAGAGCAACAACTGATATACAGTGGAAAAAGTAACACCAACAATGACAACTGCCAAAATAATAGTAAGAAATAAAGTGAGTCAATAACCTTGAGAATTTTCTCACGAAGATCGGCATGCTGAGTAGCAACAAGGAAGTGCTCGGGATTATTCTGACCAATAATATCCATGATGCAATCATCAGCACTCACGGCTCTCTCATGATCGCACCTGAGAAATAAACATAGTTCCATGTAAGAAACAGTGAAATAATctccaaagaaagaaaaagagaggcaTACCTTGCAATAATGAGGCTCTCTGCAGCTTCAAGAGCCTGAGAATGGGAAGGAACATGTCTTAGATCTTGCTTTTTCAACTCACTGATGGCGCATTTGGTGGTGAAAAGCATGACAGGGGCACCCAGGATATTAGCGAGGGCCTTGTCAGCAGGCGTAATGCGATTGACAACGAGGTGATGCACAAAATTCACATCACATAGCACCTTGTACGGCTGTCTCAACCCATAGCATGCTGTGTAGAACCGCACTATCTTCCTGTGCCTCCTCTGCTTTTTCACTTTCATAATTCTACCCTACTGCAGCAGAGATAATCCTTTCAGTCTTAAACTTTATAAACAAaacagataaaagaaaaagcaaatgaTGCATATGCTGCATTCTCACAAAAGTAAAACCAATCAACTGAAAGAAACAGTCTCACAAAGCTATATATAATCCAATTTAATTAAGTATAGGTAAATAATACAATTTCCTCCCAAACGGATTCCAAACTAATACAATTTCCTATATATAATCCAATTTAATTAAGTATAGGTAAATAATACAATTTCCTCCCAAACGGATTCCAAACTAAATACATTTGTCTACAACATGTCAAGAATGAATGTACAGTAAAGACAATGTTTGATATGCAGTACCAGTGGTGGATCCAGGAATTTTTAGTGTTAGGGGCGAAATGTGGGAGTGCAAAGCATTTAGTTTGAAGAGAAAGAtcttaaatattaattaacaaaACGTTGATTCATAGTGGAGCACAAAAAGGTCCATACCATACTCCAAACTCAAACTTGAAATGATTAATGAACATCAAATCCAAAATTGaaatagaaaaccaaaaagaacataagtaaaactcaaaattgaaacaatcaATCCACTAATCACACATGAACACCAAATCAGACTGGTCCATTTATAATAATGAAAAGAACAGAAATTTTGTTCCTTGGAACAATGAACTGTAGAAATTAGAAGGCCCAAAGAAGAACGAAGAAATGAATTGCAGAAAGATCACTAAAGAGAGCAAAGGGACTGACCTTTAAACAGCAAAGAGACAACGATTATTATTAGAGGACGTATTTTCTGCGGTTGCTGCTGTCAAAGTTTCTTCAGTTAGTTTTACCAATTCGGTCGTATGTATTTGTACAAGACaaagtggagagagagagagagagagagagagagagagagagagagagtatttgTACAAGACaaagtggagagagagagagagagagagagttccgTCGGATTGGGTGAaggttgggtaggattaggGGGTTGGGGATTTACGGTTTGAAGGTTGAATTGAGTGTTAAAACTCATTTGGGGCAGGGAGTTATCGGGCAGCAGTGGAACGACTTCGTGACGTCGGGGAAGTTTTAAAAAAGTCGGTaatttataaaccctaaaccctagacCACTTGCTCCTTTGTGGATTGCATCTGTGCATTTCAGTAATTAATGGAATAATTACTTCACTAATAATATATTACCATCCACTAGAGGCAGGTAACAAATTGTGCAATCTtcacaacaaaaatatataagacTTTGCAAATAAAATTACCAAAGTTAAATAAGGAATTCCGACTTTGTGTGTCGTATTGGCAGAGACGACGGCGGCAGCGGCAGCGGCAGCAGTCAACGACGGAAGGTGGAgcgaagatgaagaaaaactTTGGAGTTGCAGAGGCGGCGCGGCAGGAAGAAGCTGATGCGTGCGAAGGTGAAAAATCAAGTCTCACTTGGGCCCTTAAgcccacaacaacaaacccaATCCCCAAAACAAAGATAATACCAGTTCAGCCCATAccgaaaataaataaaaccccTTTTGACATTTTAGGCCTTATCCAGCAAATGTAACATATTTGACTAATGTGAGGTTATCTAGTGAGAACGCTTATGTGCGAACCTTATATGAGAATTAAATTCAGCCATCCAAATTATCTGAATGGCTAAAGAGAAAAAGCAAGCTTATAGTAAAAACGGGTAGGCTGCAGTTCCCCTTAGCCTAAGTGTCAAGTCACGCCTGTTTCGAAAAAACGCGCATTTCCTCTTCATGACAGTGGCGCCGTACTTCACCAGTCGCGCCTTTCTTGTCaataaatttatgaatttatgaatCAACCCTAAACACCCAAAATACCTACCAGACATAAATTTGTGTGTTTCTCTTGTCACAGAAACTACCTTGTGTACTCTGTCTCTTTAACTTCCTCCATCATCTAATATTTCTCATTTGAACGTCTGAGAAGGTACGTTTCTCTCAAATTCCCtctctttcattcattttaaaGTTTGCATGTTATATTGCATTCACTTAGTgtcagtttggcattgcttatttgggatcataagtgattttaaaaaaaatttgggaagccCAGCCcttttggtaaactatgagaaaatcacttattgttaaaaattgttgtgagagaaagctataaggcaAAGCaactaatgaggtgctttcattttctgattatgccgAAATCAGTTTTAAAGAGGCGCtaggtttaatgattatgtgaaaatcattttctgattacgTGGGAATTAGTATCAACAACACtcttaacaaaaagtttatcAAAAGCCAActtgctttctctcacagcaaatccgACAGCGAGTATTTTCACAGCatagcaatgccaaactggcaatttaaaaaaagacacAAACTCCTCTATAATATAAGGCCAGATCCCAAAGCTACACTCTCATCTTCTcttcacaaaccctaaataTACGGTATGCAAATAGTGGCTTGTGAGTCGTCAATTGTGGTATGTAATGTGAGAAGTCGCCATCAGGAAGACAACCTATTGATTTCCCCATTCAAACTTCTGAATTTTATGCAAGAATTTGGGCAGGGCTCCTTAAGGAAGGTAAAGACTGTGAGTCTCTCTGTTTTACAATAAGTAATGATAGCTAGAATTAGTTGTTAATCACCAAGCTTCAAAGTAGAGTGGAGAGGGGCAAAATAGCAGGATATGGTGTGTGAagttgatgagttttttttttttttttttggttgggtgTGTATTTAGGGGTAGTTTAGGAAGATAGTTGGGTTTTCTTACAAATtgtaaaaatttgaagtaGAAGTTCAGGTGAACTTAGAATAtggggtgaacaaagaaaagtgcagggattaaatagaaaaactctttctttatctttttttcgAAACGACCAAAAAACCTTtatgtatatacatttatgtaatgcattttttttccctttgccGAAATGTTTTGTCAAATGGAAAGGGggttttattttgtgatttttcttCGGTCCTTGCATGTACAAAGCCTTGGTAACTAGGATGGGCATCAATCCAATCGAACCGATGAAACCGGCCGAACTAAACCCTAATTATcgttttgatttgattttgaccaagaaaaaatcaaactgGACCAtatatggtttggtttggttttgagcttttgTAAACTTGTTTAAATCAAACCAGACCGtttatgtgtatatttattatttatattatattttacatgTATAATACTCCAATTAGGTAATAACTACATATGAATATTTGAATTGAGCTATATTagtaattgaaatttgaagttttatgGCATGTTGAGCTTTAGGATGGTTTTGTACTCTAGAAAATGATTTAAGCATGGAGCAAGTTGTGAATGTGTTGATTGTAATTAGGCTaacaatattgaaaaaatgcaaaaggaAGGAGAATTTGGCTTAGGCCCAAATTGGCGAACCAAACTGAACAAAATTGTCttaaattggtttggttttcttcatgACTTTTGCCAAAACTGAACCACACGAAATCGTTATATTGTAATTGGTTCGGTTATAATTTTGAGATAAAATTGATCCAATCTAGACTGTACCGACCCTTATTGGTAACCgttagattaaattttaattgatcCAATGGTTCTGATTTCAAGACATCTTAATTGAGTAACCAATTtaatacaacaaaacaatTCGACATGTAGTAATGTACTAGCTTAAGCATACAAAGTGACATGTATTCCGGTACAAGCAGAGAAAGCATTACAAAAACTAGTACATATAAAGCTACTTACAAGAGAAAAAATTGGTCATGTGAGGGAAGCGCACAAATTGAACAGTCCATCAAGCTAGTAGGAGGATaagagagaatgaaaacaaaagctaCAACAAGATAAAGGGAGGGAGTCCAGGATTAAAGCAAATCTAGACACAGCAGaactaataaaaaaagactagAGAGATGGTGTTTGCAGTTGGATATTGCAACATAAGAAATCACGAGTTTTTTTAGATTTGCCATGTTTCAGTAGGTGTGTTGTTGTCCAGGGAAGAAATATTGTCCAAGTAGATTGAAGAGGAGGGTGAAAAAGCAATATGGTAAGTCGAAATTGTTTGAAATGActattgtatgattttttgtGTTATGGTTGAGCaaacttatatatatgaagGCTAAGAAATGATGCCGGTTGTTTCCCTCATTTCTGCCTAGGTGCCCAATGGAATGAACTTTTGGTCATTTTTTTAGATTGCGTAGGCGTGCTACCACTAAGCCATTGATTGGCTTGAATGGAAAAGTTGGATTGTTGTGTTCGTGCTTCTGACTTCTAACCAACCGATTGATCGGCTGAGCAAGGAACCTCTTCTTggcctaggttctttcacttcctcgGAGTCAAGGATGGTTAGGCTTCGTATGGGTATTTTAAGGATTTCTTTTGGGATTTAGTGATAATGATGCGCATTTAATAAATAGGTgattaaacaaaataacaagaaaGTAAATGTAAAAATAAGATCAAAGCAACAACAAACGTAAAATTAAGTAAGGACGAAACAAGAATGGTATGAACTATAAGGCGATAAAATaatacaatttgaaattaaattaaacttaaaGAAAATCCCATAACAATTAAAagtaaatcaataaacttAAATCTAAAGACAACGTAATGATAAatgcaaaaattaaaattacacTAACAAAAGAGAAGAACTGATATGAATATGGGTGATGTGTGTGTACAGATGTATTAGGGTAAAACATTAAGTTGAATAaacttttttgtctttttacacaataataaaatttaagagattaatgatttaaatattatggTAAAGAAagtggggtttaaatagaaaaattaaaagaaagaaaaaaggttgTTTTTGGTCGTGTATGCATAAGGTCAAAACCCTAGATTAAACCCCTTAGGCCGTTTCCCTCTGAAAAACCCGTCGCCCTGTGTTCGCTTCGCTTCCGCAGTTATCAGGTGCGCTCAGTTCGTTCGGCTTCAATAATGGGTCGCAAACTCAAAGACCTCTCCAATCTCAGCGAACCAGAAGCTCAGGAAACCCAAAACCTTCGCGAAACCAAACctgagaggaagaagaagaagcagaaaaacaaagaccaagaagaacaaggccaACTAACCCAACTCAGTCCCAAGAGAAAGCTGGAAGAAATTGCCCCTCAAGAAGATAACTCAGATTCtaataagaagaagaacaagaagcacaagaaatccaaagataaggagcaagaaacagaaaacaatgTGAAGGAGCCACAGAGAAATGGGGATGCCGGCGAAAGTGAATCTAGAGAACAGGTTGTTGTGGTTACTGGGAAAGATGCGAATGAAGCCAAATACAAGTCATTGAATTCCTTTGCGGAAGCGAAGCTTCCGAGTGAGGTTTTGCGGTGCTGTGAGAATTTCAAGAGTCCTTCTCCGATTCAATCCCGGGCATGGCCATTCTTATTGGACGGCCGCGATTTTATTGGGATTGCGAAAACGGGGTCAGGTGCGTATTGtggtttggattttggaaGTTGAAATTTGGGTTGTGTTGTGAGCTGTTTTGTCTGGTCGAGCTAATTCTGTGTTTTTTGTGTGCAGGTAAGACTTTGGCATTTGGGGTACCAGCTATTATGCACGTTTTAAATAAGAGGAAGGGTAAgttttcgaagggccgaactCCTCTTTGCCTTGCACTTGCACCTACAAGGGAGTTAGCTCAACAAGTACGTGCATATTAACCCAAGATGCATTTATGTGAACTAGTGTTTGgttctcatttttattttcagtatGGATCatagaattaaaattatatgcTATGCGGTGAGTTGTGTCTCTGAGGTGGCGTTGAGTATTTCAGTGATTCAATTCACCTCTTGTAGCATAGGGTTCCAAGATTTCGTTGTTTCCAGAAGGTTTAAATTCTCTAAGACCCTAAATCCTTGAAAATTGAGTAAAGCCAGTCGGCATTTATAATCATGTGCCATAGATATATGGTGATGGGCTGTGATGCTCAGGTTTCTTATGTAATGTTGATGGGATGTTTTGCAGTTATACTTGACCTAAAGGAAATCTAGAAAATAAGAAGGTTGGAAATCAGAGATATCATTATGCGgtaaattcaattaaaaagatTGTATAGTATGTGACAATACATGATCCAGACAATCTTCTCAAAAATTTTACTCTTATCCGAGAAAATGAAATGGGGTATCACTCACATACGTAGTGAGTAGAGATGGTCATATATGCCACTATAATAATACATAGATCAATTTTGAACAGAGATACTGCAAATAGCACATTTACTTACCAGAAAACTGAGAGAAGATGATAACCTTCTTTTACATTGTTGCTTATTAATGACCAATAAGAATGTTAGTGCTACTCTTATGTTCACATTGATAGGTCAAAcctggaaagaaaaaaatgggaGCTTGTAGTAGTGGCATAAACAAGTCTAAGGGCTTAAAAATGTAGTCTTGTGCAAATTAATTTGGAAGTGACAGTTCACTTAAACAGGGAAGCATATGATCCATGGACATTGACACAAATGTTTTCTCCCATGACAGACATGAGGTGTATTTATTGATTTACATGGACTTCTATCTAgtttattggaaaaaaaaaaaaaaaaaaccatatattTGCACAAATAATGAGCTTGGTATTCATGCCTACATTTCTTTACAAAAATGTAGAAGTCAATTATAGTTATGCACTATTTTGTCAATGATGGTGAGTTACTTTTAGCTCTTGGGGTTAGCCCAAGTGGTGAGGGTGTGTGGGGAACGGGTTTGGATTAGGATAGGTCAAGGGTTCCGTTGCTCCCaatgtaaaaaaaagaaggggaaTTGTTTTTAAGCATACAAAGGATTCTTAATATGGGTGGTGTGTCTATGAATAATagagtgaaaacaatttgtgGATTTTGCTACTAGGTTGGAACTTGGTCATACTGGTTTTCTTGTTGTTCTTGCACATATTCCTTTTTTAGCTGCTGCTTTGTCATGTGTTTTGTTAATTGTATTAATTAAAGGTTAGTTCTTGAAAAGGGGGACTGACCATTTGTTTTATCTCTGGTTGCAGATTTCGGATGTTCTGTTTGAGGCTGGGAAACCTTGTGGTGTGATATCAGTTTGTTTGTATGGCGGAGCATCTAAAGGACCTCAAATATCTGCTCTGAAGTCTG encodes the following:
- the LOC117627779 gene encoding rRNA-processing protein UTP23 homolog; this translates as MKVKKQRRHRKIVRFYTACYGLRQPYKVLCDVNFVHHLVVNRITPADKALANILGAPVMLFTTKCAISELKKQDLRHVPSHSQALEAAESLIIARCDHERAVSADDCIMDIIGQNNPEHFLVATQHADLREKILKIPGVPAIYALRTALFLESPSAVQRQFVKTSEEQRLHMTDLEYEMLTKGTKNMSTTHQEKDRSDEDGFGDQNLEVQAVAKKHTARKGLGVKDKVQFKRKKAKGPNPLSCKKKKTLKNPDLHSVQERKDGDATLRSRKKRNRSRKGKRPVEADS